A DNA window from Citrobacter tructae contains the following coding sequences:
- a CDS encoding AraC family transcriptional regulator: MQGVPEQFIDEKDSARFRHLAQVPGVELYHAHISRYAFEPHTHEAFGIGAIEAGAERFRYRGTQYVAPAHSVVTMNPDELHTGEAATADGWRYRMIYLEPDLLEEVTGIRHWWFHDVTRHDPLRSRQICSLIHGLWNIDDPLAQKGLLLDLIDTFQPLARHAPVQLEGAHRFERVREYLHDNYMHPVTLDELARVASLSPWHFQRQFKLHFHVTPHQMLMAIRLWRAKGFLTHGMPAADVAAATGLTDQSHLTRSFTHRYGITPVRYQKQVFSR, from the coding sequence GTGCAAGGTGTACCTGAGCAGTTCATTGATGAGAAAGACAGCGCCCGCTTTCGCCATCTGGCGCAGGTGCCGGGCGTTGAGCTGTATCATGCGCATATCTCGCGCTACGCTTTTGAGCCCCATACCCACGAAGCGTTTGGTATTGGCGCGATCGAGGCCGGTGCGGAACGTTTTCGCTATCGCGGTACCCAGTACGTGGCCCCTGCCCATTCCGTCGTCACCATGAATCCCGATGAGCTGCATACCGGCGAAGCCGCAACCGCCGACGGCTGGCGCTACCGGATGATCTATCTTGAACCCGATCTTCTGGAAGAAGTCACCGGGATCCGCCACTGGTGGTTTCATGATGTTACGCGCCACGATCCGCTGCGCTCGCGTCAGATCTGTTCACTGATCCACGGCCTGTGGAATATCGACGATCCGCTGGCACAAAAAGGATTGCTGCTCGATCTGATCGATACGTTCCAGCCACTGGCCCGTCATGCGCCGGTACAACTGGAAGGTGCACATCGCTTTGAGCGCGTGCGCGAATATCTGCACGACAACTACATGCACCCGGTGACGCTCGACGAACTGGCCCGCGTTGCCTCGCTGAGCCCTTGGCATTTTCAACGCCAGTTCAAACTGCATTTTCACGTTACGCCACACCAGATGCTGATGGCGATCCGTCTGTGGCGCGCCAAAGGTTTTCTCACACACGGCATGCCCGCCGCAGATGTTGCTGCCGCAACCGGTCTGACCGACCAGTCGCATCTCACCCGCTCATTTACCCATCGTTACGGCATTACGCCTGTGCGCTACCAGAAACAGGTTTTTTCGCGCTGA
- a CDS encoding DMT family transporter gives MISGVLYALLAGLMWGLIFVGPLIVPEYPAVLQSMGRYLALGLIALPLAWLGRGRLRQLARKDWGTALALTMMGNLIYYVCLASAIQRTGAPVSTMIIGTLPVVIPVFANLLYSQRDGKLSWWRLAPALVLIGIGLLCVNISELNQGLPDFSGWRYGSGIALALVSVVCWAWYALRNARWLRENPDKHPMMWATAQALVTLPVSLLGYIAACLWLNEQAPDFTLPFGPRPDVFIGLMVAIAVLCSWVGAWCWNIASQKLPTVILGPLIVFETLAGLLYTFILRHEMPPVLTVSGILLLIVGVVIAVRAKPQKPSVVVVSPS, from the coding sequence ATGATTAGCGGTGTACTGTACGCCCTGCTGGCGGGGTTGATGTGGGGGCTTATTTTTGTCGGACCGCTGATCGTACCGGAGTACCCGGCGGTATTGCAGTCGATGGGGCGCTACCTGGCGCTGGGGCTAATTGCCCTGCCGCTGGCCTGGCTGGGTCGCGGGCGTCTGCGTCAGCTGGCGCGCAAGGACTGGGGAACCGCACTGGCGCTTACCATGATGGGTAACCTGATTTATTACGTTTGTCTGGCCAGCGCCATTCAGCGTACCGGCGCGCCGGTCTCAACGATGATCATCGGCACATTGCCGGTGGTCATTCCGGTCTTTGCTAACCTGCTCTATAGCCAACGTGACGGTAAATTATCATGGTGGCGTTTAGCCCCTGCGCTGGTGCTGATCGGCATTGGCCTGCTGTGTGTAAATATTTCTGAATTGAATCAGGGACTGCCTGATTTTAGCGGCTGGCGCTACGGTTCGGGTATCGCACTGGCGCTGGTTTCCGTGGTGTGCTGGGCGTGGTATGCGCTGCGTAATGCTCGCTGGCTGCGAGAAAACCCCGATAAGCATCCTATGATGTGGGCGACCGCCCAGGCTCTGGTGACGCTACCCGTTTCTCTGCTCGGCTACATTGCTGCCTGTCTGTGGCTGAATGAGCAAGCGCCTGACTTCACCCTGCCTTTTGGCCCGCGCCCGGACGTGTTTATCGGACTGATGGTGGCCATTGCGGTGCTTTGTTCGTGGGTGGGGGCATGGTGCTGGAACATCGCCAGCCAGAAGCTGCCGACGGTGATCCTTGGGCCGTTAATTGTCTTTGAAACGCTGGCGGGGCTGCTGTACACCTTTATACTGCGCCATGAAATGCCACCGGTGCTGACGGTAAGCGGAATTTTGCTGCTGATTGTTGGGGTAGTGATAGCTGTCAGAGCCAAGCCGCAAAAACCAAGCGTCGTCGTGGTTTCACCATCATAA